The Manis javanica isolate MJ-LG chromosome 6, MJ_LKY, whole genome shotgun sequence genome contains a region encoding:
- the HYAL4 gene encoding LOW QUALITY PROTEIN: hyaluronidase-4 (The sequence of the model RefSeq protein was modified relative to this genomic sequence to represent the inferred CDS: inserted 6 bases in 5 codons; deleted 5 bases in 4 codons; substituted 2 bases at 2 genomic stop codons), giving the protein MKLLSEGQLRFYVVQPIHLIPWLLLFFILKSISFLAPARLPVYQKKKPFTVAXNAPRDQCLTEYNIRLNLRMFKVIGRPLAKARGXNVTIFNVNRLGYSPRFPPQGVPVNGGLPQNISLQVHLEKADRDIIIWYMIFIPTEDFXGLAVLAWEYWRPRWTQNWDTKNVYRQNSRKLISDMQENVSATDIDYLAKATFEESTKAFMKETIELGIKSRPKGLWGCYLYPDCHSYNVYALNXEVSRNNELFWLWNSCAALYPSIGVRTSLVDSENILCFSXFQVHESMRISTTTSHDYVLPVFIYAKLGYRDELLFFLSKQDLLSTTGGSAALSAAGXVIWGDMTLTSSEGNCTPAKLYMGSGLGSCAVSRTGAPEGCSLYLCGKKGRCIRKVWEAADDLHLNPASYHIETYEDGEYIVKGKAFDTDLAVMAKKFSRHCYHGFEGTDCPEVKPADGCSAVSSFSXLTIALLVLVSDQSIQL; this is encoded by the exons ATGAAACTATTATCTGAAGGACAATTAAGGTTTTACGTTGTTCAGCCAATACATCTCATCCCATGGCTGCTCCTATTTTTCATTCTGAAGTCTATCTCTTTTCTAGCACCTGCCAGACTTCCagtttatcaaaaa aaaaagccttttacAGTTGCTTGAAATGCTCCAAGAGATCAGTGTTTGACAGAATACAACATAAGACTAAATTTGAGAATGTTTAAGGTGATTGGAAGGCCACTGGCCAAGGCAAGGG CAAATGTCACTATATTTAATGTCAACAGATTGGGATATTCTCCACGGTTTCCACCCCAGGGAGTTCCTGTTAACGGAGGTCTTCCCCAGAACATAAGTTTGCAAGTACATCTAGAAAAAGCTGACCGAGATATTATTATTTGGTATATGATCTTCATTCCTACTGAAGATT ATGGGCTTGCTGTTTTAGCCTGGGAATACTGGCGACCCCGGTGG ACTCAGAACTGGGACACAAAAAATGTCTACCGACAGAACTCAAGAAAGCTTATTTCTGATATGCAAGAAAATGTATCAGCTACTGATATTGACTATTTAGCCAAAGCAACCTTTGAAGAAAGTACAAAAGCTTTCATGAAGGAAACTATTGAATTGGGAATTAAGAGCAGACCCAAGGGCCTTTGGGGTTGTTATTTATATCCTGATTGCCACAGTTATAATGTCTATGCCCTGAACTAAGAAGTTTCAAGGAACAATGAGCTCTTTTGGCTCTGGAATAGCTGTGCTGCCTTATATCCTTCTATTGGTGTCAGGACATCTCTTGTAGACAGTGAAAACATTTTGTGTTTCTC GTTTCAGGTGCACGAATCCATGAGGATCTCCACCACGACCTCCCATGATTATGTTCTGCCTGTATTCATCTACGCAAAGCTAGGCTACAGAGAcgaacttttatttttcctttctaag CAGGACCTACTGAGCACCACTGGAGGAAGTGCTGCCTTGAGCGCTGCAG TTGTTATCTGGGGAGACATGACTTTAACTTCATCTGAG GGCAACTGTACACCGGCGAAGCTGTATATGGGTTCCGGTTTAGGGAGCTGCGCAGTCAGCAGGACCGGTGCCCCTGAGGGGTGCAGCCTCTACCTCTGTGGGAAGAAAGGCAGATGCATAAGGAAGGTGTGGGAAGCTGCCGATGATCTTCACTTGAATCCTGCAAGTTACCACATAGAG ACATACGAGGATGGAGAATATATtgtgaaaggaaaagcttttgatACAGACCTGGCAGTA ATGGCCAAGAAATTTTCCCGTCATTGTTATCATGGTTTCGAAGGGACCGACTGCCCAGAGGTGAAGCCAGCTGACGGCTGCTCTgctgtttcctcttttt ggctcACTATAGCACTGCTGGTTTTAGTAAGTGACCAGAGCATTCAGTTGTGA